ACAATTGGACTGAAATATTGAAAAGGAAGACTCTTTTTAGGTAACAAATTGCTCATGGTCaaaaatttaactatatataatccATTGTAACTTTGATACAATTTCTTGTTCATCAATATAGGGAGGCATTTGCTGGATTTGAGCCAAACGTTGTTGCTAAGATGGGTGAGAACGAGATCATGGAAATAGCGTCTAACAAGGAGATAATGTTAGCTGAAAGTCGAGTTAGATCCATAGTTGACAATGCCAAATGCATCCTCAAAGTAAGTAGACAAACTCGCGATATCACCTTAATTGACTCGatcattttcaaaagtttaatcaaattaaacttttaataatgCAGATTGCTAAAGCACATGGATCATTTAGTGGATATATGTGGAGTTCAGTAAACTATAAACCAACCATTAACAGATGCAAACATTCAAGAAATGTACCTCTAAGAACACCAAAAGCAGAAGCCATTAGCAAAGATTTATTGAAACATGGCTTTCGACTTGTCGGTCCAGTGATCGTTTATTCATTCATGCAAGCTGCTGGTATGAGCATTGACCATCTTGTTGACTGTTTTAGGTTTAGTGAATGTGTCAATCTTGCTGAAAGACCTTGGAGACATGTCTAACATCAAGTATTTAttgaatattaatttataggatatatatatacagtttgTTGTTTATGTTAACATGATTAATTTTATTTCACAAgtaatgtattttaattaatttggttTGTGTTGATGTATATgcaatgtaatgtaatgtaatgtattgGCATGGGCTTGACTTTTTTAATCGGAAGGTTTTAACTATATGTGAGGATATATTGTTTTTTCTGTAATAATATTTTCATGGGCTAGTCTATGATACATTGATACCTTGTTTAATTTAATGCCTACATAAATTTAATTGCAATGTAGTTTCGTATGAATTCTGCAATATAAAAAATTGTCACCATCATATCTAAGATAAATTTAAATTAGCGTTGAGCCATTGACAAAGTCAAGTTGGTAGTCGTTTGACCGACTTTGTATCTCAAAGGAACTTTCTAGGAAACGTCAGCTTGATGAATTCGAGTTTCCAATCGGGCCAGTTTTTCCTAGGCAGCAACACGTGTTtgaattgaatatttgttaCATAAAACATAAGGGAAACTAGTATAGCTACGGGGCAAGCCGATAGTTGTATGCGTTTTCAAAGTTTACACCGGATGATTTTTaagatgattaatcattttccatttcttaAACAGCTTGTTATTATGCACAAAGGCATTGTGCCGCAGTACCTGGAAGAAATTTCAAGGTTGAAAATAATCTACAGACAACGCATACATGTAAGGCGCAAACCTGATCAAGGGCAACTGGGCAAGCAAAACTCATATCAAGTTTTTGTGCTTCTTATCATTCATTCTTCATCCATCTTAGACCTTTCGACAAAGCAAATGTATCAAGAAACCAcatctcttaaaaaaaaaaatagccagAAGTTATCATTAGCCCGGAAATTCTATAGAAATGTAAAGCATTAGGCTATATTTATCACTTTTGATGTCCATGATCATACTCATATCCATCAAAACATTGACAAAAATGTCCACAGACAAACCACATAACAAATACTCGTAGAAGAGAATTTAACCAGATACTACTATACGTTTATACCCATTAACTttctttgaaagaaaatatGTCCAAGTATATCAGAATATCCGGATTTAATAGTAGACGTTTTGTATCATGATATAGTAGTGGCAATATCAGTCATCCTGAAGTCTGGTATTCCGACATACTAGGCAACTAGCTACTCCTTTAGACCGAGCAAATTTAACAGGTATGATGTATGAAAGACATTTTCGTAACACCAGGCTTATTAGATACCTTACGAAAAACTCTACCAAGGACTATAAGTACATGCAACTCCCCGGTGCTATTAAAAGCATTGACCTCAGAATACAATACCAAAGGatgcaatatatatactatcaaACTTTCAAgtcaaatattatttataaacaaagtCACCAAGAGGTGAAAGAGAAATGCAggtaaaaaattaataaacaatagAGCTAAAGTCTGATCCAAATCCTCACCAACTAAAGGCATCCCTTCATGAATATTTACAGAACGTGCCCATTTCTCTACCTTTCAGCTAAAAGAAACCGAAACCCTACTGCCGAAACCCTAAACATACTTATTCAAAAGTCAAACTCATGTAACCGGTAACATAGCAATCCAGTTTGAGCTATACCTCCGAATCCTATCTCATACATAACTCTCTCTCAAAACTGGCAAGAAGTCCCAAGCCTCTGTCTCTGCCTCTTCCCCATTGTGATGACCTTACGCTTTTCAAATGCAATGTTAAGCAGATCTTGAAACTTCTCTAGAAACAGAAACCATTCTTCGTCGTCCATGTCAGCCAACTTCACGAAACTTGCACCAGCTGGCAGTAGCTCATTTGCACTCCTGTGCCCAGAAGATGAATTCACTGCTACATAATTGTTATTTCCTGCATTTGTCTTCTTACCACCATCACCTACAATGCAGTTCTTTAACGAAACCGATAGCTTTGAAACAGAAGGTACCACCTCAGACGCAGGAAGTGTGACATCTTCCCTTTCCTCTTCACTTTCTTCATCTTCCTCGATGGTTTCTTCAAGTTTAGAAAGAGGGTTTCGCCCAAACCCAAATTGGAATGGAAGTGCAGTGTTTACAAGGTTTCCATTTGATAATTTTGGAGTGAAGTCAAAGGCCGAATCATCATAGTCGATTTCAAATTGGAATGTGTCTTCTTCTGCCCCGGCTTTCGGGGACAAAACCGTCCTCTCCCTCTCCTTTTCGGCCACAATTCTCCTAGCATCCATACATAACACCTCGAGCTCACTCGGTTCCTCTTCACCACGTCGAAATTCCCGGCTCATCATCTCACCAATCTCAGATAAACACAAGCCATAAGAAGCAGCTTGTTTTAGGAAAATCGTGCAGAGAACCAAAACCCGTAAGCAGGCCTCCCTTATCATTGGAAGTTCACTTTTTAACATATCTATGTCATCATAGGGGTTGAGATTCTCAATGTAGTCGAGCTCATCCTCTGAAAAAGGAATTGAAGCTTGTGGCCAATGGATCCACTCAAAATATGGGTCCTCCAAACTTTCGGGTAAACACAAGCCATGATCAATGGGTATGAGCTCAACGTCACTGAATCTTGCACCACCATCATTGTTAACCTTTCTAACTAGTAGATTTCCAGCATGACGGTCCGTGTTAAAAATTCTTATATCTAATATACCAATACGATGAACAGCAGACACAGGAAAGCTCGAGGTTCCATGGTCACTTGCATCAAAATCATGAGGCATGAACTGCTGAAGCGAAGCAATCTTGCTAAAAAGCTGTTTCTTCCTTCGAATCTTGTTGCTACTGCTGTTATTTCCACTTACACCATCATTAACATTAAAAATTGAGTGAGTAATTTTGACCAATGCAGTGGGAGGGACATTAGCAAAGTGATCACGGTCGAGGAGGTAAGCAGCCACCTCTCTGAAACCCGTTTCACCAACCCGAACCGAACGTTTCAACCCAGGTTGACCCAGAGCTTTACCCACAAACCCTTTCGGGTTGTTTGGGGCAAAGGGTTCTTCATCAGTGGGTTTTACTATCGCCACACTCTCACCTTTACTGTTTCTGAAATAATAAGCACCCCCGAGCCCACCATTGGCCGGTATCGGATCAACTCCAGTCTTTATCGCATTCACAACCTCATCAACGAGCTGTTTTGTTCTCTCAAAACTCTTAGAATGACCCAATATCTCAACAGGCCCACTTTGATCCTTCTGTTGTATACCACCATTGGGAGATAAGCAAGGAGTTGAAGAGCTACGATGCAGGCCATTTCTTGTGAAAAGAAGGGGAGAATCGTTACGAATGGCGCTAAGATCGTTATTCAAAACCATATCTCCAAAAGTCAAAGAACTCTCAGTAAACGGAACATTCAAAGCAATCTGTAACCTTCGTTTAACCATATGAGCATTATCGCTTCGATCTAGCTCCATTCCTAAAACACAACCCGATTCAGTTTGAACAAAAACCCGTCTCCTGCCAGTGGTTTTCGCCCCTTCAATCCTACCATCTCCGTGGTACTCCCTACCTAACGGAGTTCTAAAAGCTGCTACAGCCATTTGGGTTTGAACTGGACTGTCCCGGTTAGCAGACATAAATCGCAGAAAATCAACGTAAACTTGCAGAAACAAGCCGCAAATCAACGCTATGACACACAAAGAATCATCCAACACCAAAACAAGTCACTCACTGCATAGACAGAGCCATCTTACTGATTTATATCAGCCTGTTCTGCCTAATCTGTAGCATAACAATACAACACAATCAGCTACTAGTCGTAACAAACGCCTAAAATACTCTAAATACATATTCTAATGACTATTGTCCCCTTCAAACCAATCCATAACTGAAACATTTTTAGCTATTTTCAAAAGCCCCAAAAAAAAAGCTTAAGCTTATTTGACTTTTCTCATTTTTATATAAGCAATTAAAACACTTTCTTTTAGCTTATTCTGTTTAATAACACAATAAGCTAACAAAAATAAGCTTCTTACCCAAAAACCCCCTTAACATAAGACTTAGCTACCATCtctaatatatacaaatatatacaacCTACAAAGCATAAAAGCATATTGcttttatatatctaaatcaTATTACAATTTGCAAACAACCTCTCACAGGACTTTTCACAAACACTTGTTGTGCAACCACAAAAATTCagaagaaaatacaaaaaaatataattaacatcATACCCAGCTATTAAATTCAATATCCAAAAtgtaatatatttatacatatattatataagcATATagcaaattttataaaaaaaaattaataataataataatgataataaaataacaataatgaaagaaagaaagctAACCGAAATGAATGGATCCGGATAGAAAGAAAAACGACCCGAATAACAATCAGAGACCCGAATTCATGATATGAGAATTATATAGAGAGATGAGAAAGACAAAAACACTTTTATTGTTGTGTCTTCTTCCCTggttggtttgtttttttttttgttttctcgctctagaaaagaaaagaaaaaacttgtTGTTTGAggctttctctctctaaaactaATCTGTATCTATCATCGTTATCTATATAGACGTGAAGGGGGTCAtgtgtttattatattttattattattaaattatcatGTTCTTGGACAACAcgataaaatattattttatctaCTTACTACGAGtactatttattatttttatttgagtaaattacacttttcgtccctaaagttggtACGTTTTGCATTTTTCGTCccttaaatgaaaaaattacaattttgaccttaaagttggcaaatattttcaatcatcgtccctcgccaaacgtcgttaagtttcagccatTAAGTCagacacgtgcaaaacacgtgagggactgaaagtgcaaaaaatgacaagttcagagacgaaaactgaaatttacttttatgttgtcatcttcttcattttctccggctgactttcgtcggaaaattcgccggaaaacttaaaatgtcgatatctcacacgttttcttcgaattagaccacgaaaccaccaccaaacttctcaaaattaatttccgcacgaatcctaaccaaaagatttcagattcaacacttgcgGAAATCTGAAATTTTTTCGTTGATATTTGATGTGAGTTGATAATGTGGATTGATCGTCGTCGAAGTAACGAacaaaaataaacctaaattaccttatactagataggGTAAGTGGGTATCGTATCCACGAGGAGCATGTGGTTGTAGGTAAGTTGTAACAAATCTGGGTAACATGTATCTGCAATTTAAAAGCTGATTAATAAACTATGGAGTATTAAATAAAACACTAGCATGAAATATAAAGTATATGTAACTATATACTAAATAAAGCATATGGAATATAAAATTGAAAGGCATGGaatgtaaatgaaaagcatcgtaaatgaaattgtaaccaagacccagttgaccaaaaaaatcaacaaactaaCATGGAACTTGTACGAACTAGCAACTTTGAGTGCGAATAACTTATAACCGAAACGAGATCCAATAAATTGGTTGTCACACCCAAATTCTTTGTACCTCAATTTACTAATCTAActattgtaacaacttaataaccttaacgattgaccagtaaactatatcgaaaaccttacgatgaaactaacatctaactaaatcgccaaaaatgaaaggtaacgaATCGCTTTGAAACTTAACACACTACTAGATGAATCAATAGTAAACTTGTAACAACTTTCAGAATGAGATTTCGGCGTAAGGATTTCACGAACAACAgatttaaagtttctatacaaaatattgaataagagctataatcaaccaaatgacgaactgtaaattgctttgaatttctattacataaactaagaatCAGGTGACGGTGATCGAAAATTTTGATCTGAAATATTTGAGTTGTAGGGGCTTGTCAGACCTCCTGGTCCTTTCTTCCCTCTTTGCtccctctttatatatatttctaatatttGAGTTTTCCGgaaagtgttgaatctgaaatctttttgTTAGGATTCGtacggaaattaattttgagaagtttggtgttggtttcgtggtctaattcgaagaaacgtgtgagatatcggcattttaaatTTTCCGACGGTAGTCTACcatagaagatgaagatgaagatgataacaacagaaaagaaaatttcagttttcgtccctgaacttgtcatttgtttcactttcagtccctcacgtgttttgcacgtgtccgacttaacggctgaaacttaacgaagtttggcgagggacgatgatttaaaaaatctgccaactttaaggtcaaaattataattttttcacataagggacgaaaagtgcaaAACGCACCAACTTTAAGGACGAAAactgtaatttactctttttattCTTATTAAACTAATTTCGTGAAAGTATATCGATTATATATGTGATAATTTTGGACATGACCCACGTCCCACACTTATACAATGAGGTTGGGTATGGGCGGCAAATCGTAAATGAAATATCATATCACAAATGGATCATGGTTATGTTTTGTGTGGTTAATAAACTCATTAATAACCATTAACCTATTTAaagcaatcaataaataaaGTGTGAAAAATACGATTGTTTGGTGCTCCAATTAAGACACATCAACgaagttttaagttttatattgaaTTGAAATATATTTTGAACTATTAAGGTATTTTTAACTAATAGttgtaaattattaaattatatgaaattgtatttcatagtagctcaagtggttgagcacctgCTTTACAAGCAGGGGtattgggttcaagacttggaaagTACATAga
The sequence above is drawn from the Erigeron canadensis isolate Cc75 chromosome 4, C_canadensis_v1, whole genome shotgun sequence genome and encodes:
- the LOC122595436 gene encoding phosphatidylinositol 4-kinase gamma 7-like, with protein sequence MSANRDSPVQTQMAVAAFRTPLGREYHGDGRIEGAKTTGRRRVFVQTESGCVLGMELDRSDNAHMVKRRLQIALNVPFTESSLTFGDMVLNNDLSAIRNDSPLLFTRNGLHRSSSTPCLSPNGGIQQKDQSGPVEILGHSKSFERTKQLVDEVVNAIKTGVDPIPANGGLGGAYYFRNSKGESVAIVKPTDEEPFAPNNPKGFVGKALGQPGLKRSVRVGETGFREVAAYLLDRDHFANVPPTALVKITHSIFNVNDGVSGNNSSSNKIRRKKQLFSKIASLQQFMPHDFDASDHGTSSFPVSAVHRIGILDIRIFNTDRHAGNLLVRKVNNDGGARFSDVELIPIDHGLCLPESLEDPYFEWIHWPQASIPFSEDELDYIENLNPYDDIDMLKSELPMIREACLRVLVLCTIFLKQAASYGLCLSEIGEMMSREFRRGEEEPSELEVLCMDARRIVAEKERERTVLSPKAGAEEDTFQFEIDYDDSAFDFTPKLSNGNLVNTALPFQFGFGRNPLSKLEETIEEDEESEEEREDVTLPASEVVPSVSKLSVSLKNCIVGDGGKKTNAGNNNYVAVNSSSGHRSANELLPAGASFVKLADMDDEEWFLFLEKFQDLLNIAFEKRKVITMGKRQRQRLGTSCQF